The genomic window gaagggttttttttacccacaaaagcttatgcccaaatgaatctgttagtttttaaggtgccaaaggactccttgttgttttgggctataaatagggctgtcaagcattAAAACAATTATCCTGATTATTTGcatgataaaaaaaattgcaattaatcacactgttaaaaaattatataataccaTTCATTTAAATCTATATAATGATTTTAAtaacaacacagaacacaaagtgtacagtgctcactttatatttatttttgcttgttGATATGTGGAGTGTAAAacaggaacaaaagaaatagtagttttcaattCACTTATTTTTAGAATTCACTGAATCTGgaattaaatagaaaaaataactgcactcaaaaataaaacagtgtaaaactttagagctttacaagtccactcagccctacttgttgttcagccaatagctcagacaagtttgtttacatttgcgggagataatgctgcctgctttgtGTTCACAATGTCTCCTAAAGTGAGATcagatgttcacatggcacttttgtagccggcatcgcaagGTACTTCCGTGCCATATGCGCTAAAGATTcttatgtcccttgatgcttcaaccaccatttcaggaGACACGTGTCCATCCTGACGATGGGTTTTGCTTAATAGTTATCCAAAGCAGCGTGGATGATGCACGCTTATTTGTCACccccagaaggttgattttcttttgcgGTGGTTCAGGTTcagtagtttccacattggaatgttgctcttttaagacttctgaaagcatgtcccACACTCCATCTCTCTCACAGTTTGGAAAGCGCTTCAGATTCTTagatcttgggtcaagtgctgtagctatcttcagaaatctcacagtggtaccttctttgtgttttgtcaaagcttcagtgaaagtgttctaAAAATGAACAAGATGTGCTGGGGCATCGTCTCAGACTGCCATGACACACAATATTTGGCAGAATGCCGGtgaaacagagcaagagacatacaatttttccccaaggagttcagtcagaaatgtaattaacacatttttttaacaagcctcatcagcatggaagcatgtcctctcaAATGGTGTTGAAGCATAGAAATATCTAGCATACctggcaagtaaatatcttgcaaagctGGCTATAGCAATGCCATGCAAagacttgttctcactttcaggtgacatggtaaaTAAGAAGCTGGAGCATTATTTCCtataaatgtgaacaaacttccTTCTCCTAGTGATTGGCTGCACACGACGtgggactgagtgaacttgcagGTTGCACATCCGCGATAAAgcggtgaactgaaaaatattatttattctgcttgggttttttacagtgcaaatatttgtaacaaaatactaatgtaaagtgagcagtgtacactttgtattctctgtttttactgaaatcaatatatttgaaaatgtaaaaagctatcttaaatatttaatacatttcagttgatattctattattgtttaagagtgagattaaaaatgtgattattgtgatttattcttttgtgttaaTTGCATGAAGCTCTGGCATAACAAGCTGTGTAACTGGGCTCGAGCCTGGAAATAGGCTCTTCCCAGCCTGTAGCTCTGGTGTTGTCTCTCAACCTCCTTGATGTACTTACTGAGAAATGGCTTTTCTTGAGCTGTTGCtactcttcctgcttgttttccagCAGCCTGCGGTTAAACGAAGATAAGCCGTCCTGTCTGAACCCAACATATCCAGCAAATAAACATTCCAATAGTTAACCCAATGTAGCTACTGGGTTTAACATGCATCTTTTTTATGGCTGCTCAGCTCCATGTCTGTCCCAATGCCGTTCCTGGGTTGTATGGATGCTACGAATACAGGGCAGAAACAGTTAGAGAGCACTAGACTATTTtcatgtgacaggtttcagagtggtagctgtgtaagtctgtattagcaaaaacaatgaggagttgttagttaaataaatttgttagtctctaaaagaTTCCTCGTTATTTTCACATGGGTAACAAAGTTCCACATGCTCCTGACTTTGAAATGTACTTCTTGCAATCCCTATTTGTGACTGAATACCAGGTGTTGTGGTTACTGTGCACTAGTGAACTATGTACTACTACtagtagtggttttcaacctggagTCTGTGGGCCACTGGGGATCTTCAGACTTTGTctacctccattcaaaatttattAGGGCCCTCCAAATGAAAAGACATTCAAAACCATTGTATTAGAGACTGAGAGCCCATGGAACGATTATTTCATATACTGACCCCAGTGCCTGTTATCACTCTGGATACAGGCTGCAGACTGACAGAACAGGACCAGAGGAGAACCAGCtattaacccagggacagaggactactagacttttgtttgctgacaaGTGACTGAATGAGGGCTGAGACGCTGGGATCTTTTCAGGTTCTGAACAAATCCTAATGACAGACATGATATTTTAAGTCCCACCGTAACCTGGGAAATCATCTCATAAAGAAGATCAAAGGGGAAAGAATGGGTTGACATATGTGTGCTAAAGTACATATGTGTAAATGTTATGACTTTTGCTTTCGAAAATATACACTTGAAGAACTgcttttttttacccatgaaagcttatgcccaaataaatctcttagtctttaagtagttgtttttgtggatacagactgacacagctaccccATGATACTATTCCACATACTATTTGCAATGCGTTTGGAGAATTAATTCTTTGTCTAGTGAACAATAGTATAATACTGTCTCCGAGAAACTGACCAGAAGCTCTTTCTAACATTTACATGCAGAACATCAGAACATAACATTGGCAATACAGGGTCAGGCTGAaagtccgtctagcccagtatcctgtcttccaaaagtgaccaatgccaggtgccacagagggaatgaacaaaacaggtaatcacctcctgtcacccattcccagcttttggcagacagaggctagggacaccacccctgcccatccaggctaatagccactgatggacctatcctccatgaacttcttttttgaaccctcgtATAGTCTTggtttcacaacatcctctggcaaggagttcttcagtttgactgtgcattgtgtgaagaaattcttcattttgtttgttttaaacctggtgcctattaatttcacttggtgaccatcaggttcttgtgttatgagaaggaataaataacacttcctaattcgctttctccacaccagtcatgattttatacacctctatcatgtcccctgcTTAGTCGTTTTTTTTCCAAGCCAAaaaatcccaatcttattaatctctcttcatgtggaagctgttccataaccctaatcatttttgttgcccttttcagaaccttttccaattctaatatatctttttgagatgggcaaccacatcttcatgcagcattcaagatgtgggcatgccatggagttatatagaggcaatatgatattttctgtcttattatctatccctttcttaatgcttCCCTTACCTCTTGTCCCCTGACTGATTACTCTACTTAAGAGGCTTTGgggagggatcttgtcaaaggctttctgaaaatctaagtacactatacccACTGGTCTCTCTTGTCCCCACGCTTGTTgacacctcaaagaattctaatagattgatgaggcatgatttccctttactaaaaccatgtagactcttccccaacacattacattcatctatgtgtcttcactatagtttcaatcagttttccTGGTAATCAGGCTTACCGGCCAGTAATTGCCAATATAACCTTtggagcaattttttaaaaaaacaattggtATCACTTTAGCTATCCTCCAAactttggtacagaagctgatttaaatgataggtaaCAGACAACAGttattagttctgcagtttcacatttggcTTCCTTCTGAACTTTTGGGGGACTACCATCTCATACTGGTGATTTATTacagtttagtttatcagtttgttccaaaacatcctctTATGACACCTGAATGTTGGATATTTCCTCATagttgtcacctaaaaagaatggctcaggtttgggaatctccctcacatcctcagctgtgaagaccgatgcaaagaattccttTAGTTTccccgcaatggccttatcatccttcaGTGCTCCTCTAGCaacttgatcatccagtggccccttAGGTTAACTGGCTTCCTGCTTCAGATTTACTTAAGGAATTTTTTggtattactttttgagtctttggcaagctgttcttcagattcttttttggtcttcctaattATATGTTTGCACTGCACTTGCCAggttttatgctcctttctatgttcttcactaggatttaacttccactttttaaaggtgcctttttgtctctcactgcatcTTTATTTTGtcgtttagccatggtggcactccTTTGGTTCTCTccctatgttttttaaattggggtatacattcagtttgagcctctattatgttgTCTTTAAAAAGCTTCCATGCAGATTGGAAGAATTTCACTTTTGGCCCTgtgccttttcatttcttttaaactaacttcttcatttttgtgtagtccccctttctgaaatgaaatgctacagtgttggggagctgtggtgttttccctacCATAGAGATGTTAAATATAATTAtagtatggtcactattaccaagtggtccagctatatttacatcttggaccagatcctgtgctccacttaggactaaattgaGAACTGCCTCTCTTCATGTAGGTTCCAGGACTACCTCCTCCAAGAAGCAGtcctttaaggtgtcaagaaattgctcactgcatcccatcctgaggcaACTTGTATTCAGTGAatgtggggatagttgaaatttcTAATTATGAttgaggtttttttattattattttttattgcctCTCTgatctctctgagcatttcacaatcactataTCCTGGACAAGCAGCGGTTGGTATATTTCCTActactatattcttattattcaagcatggaattactatccatagagagtcTATGGtccagtttggttcatttaagattattacttcatttgattcaacCCTTTCCTTCACATATAGCACCATTCCCCCAGCAGCAAGACCTGATCTGTCCTTCCGATATTTTTTATATCCTggaattactgtgtcccattaatGATACTCATTCCACTTGGCTTCAGTGATACCTAttacatcaatatcctcatttgatATGAGGAATTTACTTcatccattttattatttaaacttcTAGCCCTTCTATATAAGCACTTAAAAtggtcactttttagctgtctgccattacatgatgtaattgactgtttctcatcagatcctacccataTGTTATTATTGTCCATCTTCTCCTCACTATGACATAGGGAATCTTctttaatagatcctcccctgacagatgtctctgtctgaaccataTGTGCCTGCACACCAATAATCATATCCTTAGCCCTCAGTTAAAAAACTGCTCCacagcctttttaattttaagtgccaagaatctggttccatttttggtttaggaggagcccatccttcctgtataggctccccctttcccaacaGTTTCCCCAGTTATTAATAAATCTAAATCCTTCCTCCCTACGCCATTGTCTCATCCTTGCTTTGAGACCCTCCAATTCTGCCTGTCCACCTGGTTCTGCGGGAGGAATGGGCACCATTTCAGAGAGTGCTACCATGGacgtcctggatttcagtctcaaATCTAGCACTCAATCCCTCTGCAATACTAGTGCAAGATTTTCCAAAATGTCGTGAGACTACAGAACTGCtggtctgtgtttcagcaaatagtagagctgaggtgcaggaaaggggagtgtaATAGTGGTTGTATGTAACTTATGCACATCACCTCTTATCCAGACATGGCTGAAGTAACTAGGACACTCAGCTTGATATTTGTGCAAACCTAGTGTTTGCACTATTCACCCATTTGGGAtgcctccctgtcaataacctattcccagatttggaccttagcatccaaaatatgggggttagcatgaaaacctccaagcttagttaccagcttggacctggtactgctgccaccacccaaaaaattagagtgttttggggcactctggtcccccaaaaaaccttccctggggacccccagacccaaatcccttagtctcacaacaaagggaaataaaccttttcccttccccccctccaggtgttcctggagagatacacagaagcaaactccgtgaatctaaacagagggattccaccttccccgttcccagcctggagacaaaagcacttccctcttcacccagagggaatgcaaagtcaggctagtaaatctaacacacacagatctccccctgacttcttcctcccaccaagtccctggtgagctgcagactcaattccctggagttccccagtaaagaaaaactcgaacaggtcttaaaaagaaagctttaaataaaaagaaagaaaaatacataaaaatggtctctctgtattaatgtgacaaatacagggtcaattgcttaaaagaatattgaataaacagccttattcaaaaagaatacaaatcaaagcactccagcaactatagacatgtaaatacaaaacaaaaaaccaactttgtactcacaacttggaaacagaagattagaaagcaggaaatagaaaaatccttctcatagctgagagagattcaggcagacagaagacaaagaactcagacacaaacttccctccacccagagttgaaaaaatcctgtttcctgattggtcctctggtcaggtgcttcaggttactttttttttcaggtgaaagagacattaacccttagctatctgtttatgacactccccctTCCAGCTGAAGTAACAGTCTGTGTTAGCTTGTAACTTGCCAGATATTTACAGACTCTTGCATGGGAAGTGGATGCAGGTCCTGTGAGGATGAAGAGATGCTTGTAGGGTGATTAAACTCTCTGGATTCAGTCAACACTGGCTAGGCAAAGCACATAAGCTTCTCTTGGAGGTATtctgggggtcagagtgtatCTCCGGGAGCATTTGGTAAGGGAAAGTTAATAGAGCCTGGTTTTGAATGAATTTAcacatgtaaatctggagtgacacaGTTGAAGTCATTGTTATTAAAATCAGAACCTGGCCCTGGGAATTTGTCCAGTGTGCTATAAAGAGGCAGCAGCATAATTTGGACTCTCAGgagtggagaaagtaaaaaatatataataaggCAATTAATCATTTTTATAAATAGCTTAAATACAGGCAGATAAGTACAATGGCAGATTTTACCATGCTCTTTTCATTGCCTAATACAACGGGCTACACTCAGAAGTGAAGGGCCAGAAAAGGTGTCTGTGGGAAGGCAACAATTATAAAATCACACGGGCCTAAAGGAGACTGCGGAACTTCCAGCCACAAGTTATCAACAGGATTCAAAAAGGAACCGTATGTTTATGTGGGTAACCAGAAATTCCAATTACATTAGTGAAgactattttaaaagttttggaaGGACTATAAACCTTCCTCATGTACAGTACAAAATATGTGTAAATAGTGGGTGTCAGGGGAAAATATTCCCTGGGAGCAGATAATCTCATGGCTTTCTATTGCAGGGTTCCATCtggcttcctctgaagcatctcaaACTGCCCAGTGGATACTGGTCTGGATGGATtccaggtctgatccagtctgggagTGCCTATCTTCTTATAAGCAGTGTAAATCCAAGATTAAGTTTTTGCTGATCTTCTTTGAGCTCCTGGGACTCTCTAGAAATATAACGAGAGCAGAAAGATGTCTTGTTAAATATCATCTAGTCTTCTGTTGCTTGTCCTTTcaggaggaaaggtttaaaattaCTCGGACCTCCCAGTACAtgatgtcagctgtcaatgacaccaacTTCAACTCTGCAATGTTCCTTCTCActgggatacctgggcaggaagacATCCATCTCTGGATCTCTGTCCCCTTCTGCTTAGTGTATGTTATTTCtgtagtaggaaattcagtcattctgttcattctAAGAACAGATACAGGTCTTCATGAGCCCATgtatattttcctttccatgctgGCAGTCACAGACCTTGGTTTATCAATAGCCACCATGCCAACAACATTGGGCACATTCTTGTTTAATGCTAGGGAGATCAGCCTCGATGCCTGTTttgcccagctgttcttcatccactcgcTTTCATACATTGAATCCTCTGTTctcttgttgatggcctttgaccgcttcaTCGCCATCTCTCACCCACTGAGATATGCCTCCATCTTAACCCTGCCAAgaatagccaagatgggactggtgtgtgtgctaaGAGGGGTTGCCGTAGTATTCCCACTGCCCTTTCTCCTGAAACGTTCCCAATATTGTCAAGACAATGTCCTCTCCCGTTCCTACTGCTTGAACCAAGAGATCATTAAGATGGCTTGTTCAGATATTAGAGTCAGCAGCATCTATGGCTTTTTTGTCACAGTCTCCACAGCGATGTTGGACTCGCTGCTCATCCTCCTATCTTATGTAAAGATTCtgaaaacagtgctgagcattgcCTCCCATGCGGAGTGCGTCAGGGCACTGAGCACCTGTGTCTCCCACTTCTGTGCTGTCCTACTCTTCTACATACCAGGGATTGGCTTGTCTGTAGTACAGAGATTCGGGAATAGCTCTTTTCCCTTGCTTCAGATTCTCATCGGCTATGTCTACCTGCTGGTCCTGCCCATGATGAACCCAATTGTGTACAGtttgaaaagcaaacaccttcgtgCAAGGATAATCAGGGCATTGAAAAAGAGAGTTCATCAGCTGGCTCCACCGCTGGTCACATGAGACATGAAAAACATGGGCCATGGCCAGGGCACCTATTCAATCCTTACACTCAAGAAGACATGAACTACTAATCTAAACTCTGTAGAGAGAAGTTCAGAAAGGGTCTAAGGCCTGGAGAAATGGGACAGGGCCTGGTGAGGGAGGATGGTGCACTGGGAGAAAGAGACCAAGGCAGCAGCAGAATTTACAAAGTGACT from Gopherus evgoodei ecotype Sinaloan lineage unplaced genomic scaffold, rGopEvg1_v1.p scaffold_36_arrow_ctg1, whole genome shotgun sequence includes these protein-coding regions:
- the LOC115641928 gene encoding olfactory receptor 51G2-like, translating into MSAVNDTNFNSAMFLLTGIPGQEDIHLWISVPFCLVYVISVVGNSVILFILRTDTGLHEPMYIFLSMLAVTDLGLSIATMPTTLGTFLFNAREISLDACFAQLFFIHSLSYIESSVLLLMAFDRFIAISHPLRYASILTLPRIAKMGLVCVLRGVAVVFPLPFLLKRSQYCQDNVLSRSYCLNQEIIKMACSDIRVSSIYGFFVTVSTAMLDSLLILLSYVKILKTVLSIASHAECVRALSTCVSHFCAVLLFYIPGIGLSVVQRFGNSSFPLLQILIGYVYLLVLPMMNPIVYSLKSKHLRARIIRALKKRVHQLAPPLVT